The window GCTATGAAATTCAAATCTATACATCTAATAGGCTTCCTGCGCAAGTTCCCTTTATCTTTACTAACGGAACTAGTGCAGCGCAGCGTTCCGATCTTTTTTGTATCGACATCACTAGCAAAACGGGGTTTTGCAGGATGTCTCATACTGCTTCTTGTGATTGCTTTACCGGCTTCTGCCAATACTATTCAGGCTTTGAGACAGGTTTTGCAGCAAAGAGCGGTACAACCCAAGATGTATTTACCCGATAGCGTATTTCTTGGTGAAGAAATCAGGGTTTTTGTTTATGCGCCTGGCGCAAGCAAGGTTCAATTGTTTGCATCTAATGAACCAGGACAGATTGAACTAGCTGGAGAGCCTACTCGATTAGGAGTTGATTACAGGCAAATTGGTGAGAAGAGAGTTCTTGAGAATCAGAATTTAAAGGCTGACTTTGTTGTGAAGTTGGATAAAGAGAAAGATGCTGCCTTGGTAGATAAGTTCTATATGTTTGAAGCTTTAGTAACTTATGAAGATCCGCAAACTGGTGAGACTAATACTATGCGCGCAAGTTACTTTGGTTCAAATGCAAATTTCTCAAATAATAATGCAGTCAAAATTAAACCAGAACCAACGAATCATGCAACGGCTGCTTCAATTGCTAAGTCGATGATACCAGGTCTAGCACCGAGTCCAGGAACGGGATTGTAAGATGGACTATTATTCAAATACGCAGTTTGAAGAGTTTGATAGATTTGTCGAGTTTCTTGGCTTCACTTATGCTGACTCCATTAAAACAGCACGCAATGTCTTTATTGATTTAGATGAATATATCTTCCCGAAGAGTGCAAATAAACAAACTAGTTTTGCAAATCACCATCTGAGTCTTCAAGAACTCAATTTGCGCTTTAATCGTTTACTTGCTGAGTTTGCTGAATACGAGAGCAAGTTTCCTGGGCAAAAACAAAATAGATACCTCACTATTAATGTAATTGATGTTAAGTCAAACACGGATGAGGAGCTGTTTCGCTGGTCTTACTATAATCACAAGTTTGCTGCCTCACAAGGGCAAGATCAAGCCGCTATGAATGAATGGCACAAGCTTGAATCCAGAATTGATGTTAATAAGCTTGCTCGTTTTAAAGCATTGCGAGAAACCAACCTTGCTTTTTATATGCATATTGTAAACAACCATCAATTCTTTGACAAGATTGTTTTTGCCGGTTTGCCGCATGAAACCAAAAATGAAACTCAATATGGTTTAGATGTTGCTGAGGAGCAATATCTCAGTAAGTCAATTCGTGATAACCAAGCTCAAGGAATTTGCCGACTTGTTGAAAATGGCTTGGGTGTTGCTGTGCTGAACCTCGTACTTAAATTTCAACTCTTGCGCAAGCTCAATATCAAAACACATATCCTTGCTAATTCTCGCAAACTCAATAAATACCTGCTTCTGGATATCAAGGCATTACTTGCTTATATGGAGATTCAAGAAACTAATATCAATGATTGTGACTTTGTGTTTTTGATTAATGATTTAGATTTATTGAGTGTGATTCCTGAGGTGAACACAGCCAAGCCTATCTTTACTGTTGACTTGAGTCAAGAATCAACACCTAACTTCTCTTATATGCTTTTGCGTGATGATGGCTTTGAACAAATCTATGGTTATGCTAAAAAACAAGCCGATAGAACTGCGGTAGATGCCATGATTAGGTCTCTGTGCTGCGGGCTAATGATGTTTATCACCAAGCGCAAATTCAAAGAACAGCTTGCGATTAATTATATGGATGATTATTTTTTACCCTTATCAAAGTCTTTGTCTAAGGATATTAGTGATTTCCAGACTTCAATTGATATGCTTACAGAGAAACTAGAAAATGAACCAGAGGTTGCCCCATTAGATGCTTAAACAAAGAATAGAAACAATAGTCAAAGACGCTCTTGCCAAGAGTTTAGAGCAGGGCAAACTTGGGCAATTAACAACTTTGCCAGAACTCGTTCCTGTTGAGCTTCCGAAAAATCCAGAACACGGTGACAAAGCAATTAGTATCGCGATGAAACTCTCTAAGGAAGCCAAGATTGCACCACGAATGATTGCTGAGGCTATTGCTACTGAGCTTGGGTCCAAGGTTTTTTCTAAGGTTGAGGTAGCTGGTCCGGGCTTTATTAACCTCACGCTAGATTGGGATTTGCTTGAAGAGAGTATTGCTGAGATTTTTAGTTTGGATTTGGACTATGGTCGCATTGCAAAAAATGATAGAGCTGATAAATCATTTGAGACTGTGATTGTTGAATATGTTTCAGCCAATCCTACTGGTGACTTGCATCTGGGACATGGTCGTCAAGCGGTCTTGGGCAGTGCCTTGGTTGATTTGTTGAGATGGGCTGGTTATGATGCTAGTTCTGAGTTTTATATAAATGATGCTGGCGTGCAAATGGGCAAACTAGCTGCTTCTGCAAGGCAAGCTATTTTAATTAAGGCTGGTGAGCTAGGCGAATCTGACTATGATGAAGAGAATAATTATCCATTTGCTGCAATGAAAGAAATCTTGTCTGATAAGAAATGGCAAGACATTGAAAGTCAGGATATGAGCTCTGTTACGGCAGAGGATTGTGGCAAAGTTGCCAAGGAGATTTTCCTTGAGTCTCAAAAGGAGATACTCAAAATAGCTGGTACTGAGTTTGAGTGCTGGTATTCAGAGCTAGAGAATTTACACCAAGGAGAAACTACTAAGGTAGATGTGGTTTGTCAAAAAATGCTTGAAGCTGGTATCGCCTATGAGAGCGAAGGTGCGCTCTGGTTTAAAGCAACAGAGTTTGGTGATGAGCGTGATAGAGTTTTGCGCAAGACTGATGGTTACTATACCTATCTCGCTGCTGATCTTGCCTATCACCAAGACAAACTCAGTCGCGCAGATAGATTGATCAATCTCTGGGGCGCTGATCATCATGGGCAGATTCCTGGGGTTATGGGCGCACTTGAAGCACTTGGCGAAGATCCTAAGCGTCTTGAAATAGTTTTGATGCAAATGGTTTCACTTACTAAGGGTGGTGAGGAAGTGAAGATGTCCAAGCGAACTGGTAATTTCGTCACAGTGAGAGAATTGATTGAAGAAGTTGGGGTTGATGCCTTTCGTTATTTCTTGCTTGAATGCCAACCAAATAATCGCATCGTTTTTGATTTAGAGCTTGCTACCAAGCAAGACAAAGACAATCCTGTGTACTATGTGCAATATGCTCATGCGCGTTGTTGTGGTATCTTGCGTAACTTAACAGAAAAACAAGTGGATCAAACTGAACTGCCCGGTAACAGCCTTGCTGTTGCAGATGGCATTATGACAGAGGCTGAGCTGGATCAATATTTTAAGACATTTACTTCTGCTACAGGCCTTTACTCAAGAGTCTTTGCTAACTTGAGTCCAGAACAGCACAAGTCTACCAAGGCATTAATTCTTGTTTTGCTCAATTTCCCAGAAGAAGTTAAGGATGCTGCTGCTAGCTATGCACCCTACAGGATTGCAAACTATATCAAAGAACTCGCAGCTTTATTTCATCAATTTTATACTCACAATAGAGTGATCAATGATGATGCAGAATTAATGAAAGCAAGAATCTCTTTGGTTGCTGCAAGTCAAAAAGTTTTACGTAATGGCTTAGGTATTTTGGGGATTAATGCGCCGGAGCGGATGTAAAAAGCAGCCCTAAAGCAGAAGGGCTGCTTGAACAGGGTGGTTGTCATAACCACCAAAGGAGCCTAAACCAGGTAATATTTACCGCTGGTAAATTGGATTTCTTGTTCTACTGTTTGGAAATCCGTGATCTCATATTCTGGGCGGAATTGGTCTAGTCCGACTATATTGTTACCAGAAGCATCCTGATTCGACTCTAAAATTGTTTCGTCCCAATCTTCAATTAATTCAATCTCTCTGTCATAGAAGCTTGATTGATTGGATTTTTGTTCTTTTTTAATTTTGGTAAATACTTTGTAGCCATCACGCATCTCTTTAGCAAAGAGCACCAACTCTCTTTCTTTGGGGCGGGCGCCATCAAGATTGAGAATCATGTTACGAACTCTTGCAAGGTGTGATTCGACTGTTCTAATTGAGATAGATAGTGCAGCTGCAATTTCTTTATTGCTTTTGGCTTCACCGATCATGTTCAAAATACTTACTTGAGCATCGGTTAGCTGCTCTCCTTTGTAACTTACCTTGGGTTTTAAAATTGCATCTTTCGGAAAGAGCTCTTTCTTTGGTTCTTTGGTTATAGTTGTTGCCATTTCTATTTTTCCTTTTATAAACACGAATCCTATTTCCATTATTTGTATCCCCCGTGGAGCTTGCATACGCAAGCTCCCTTGTTGTATTTGAAGCAAGCGTGCTTAGTCAAACCCTGTCAAGGAAGGGGTCTTAGGTTGGCTTGATAAGCTCGCTTATGTCATTAATAATAAATGATTGAGTCCCAATATGAAAGGGGTCATTTAACCTCTGAGTGATTTTGTGATTTGTGTTGTTGGTGAGAGGGATTGGGGGGTTGGGTTAAGGTTGTCTTGATGGGTTCTCGGGATTTAAGGGGTTCATTTAACCCCTGGAAATTCTAGAAATGTATAACACAAAAAATGCGTTGCATTTTTTACTAGACTCAAGCTGGCATCTAAGGCGACTGCGTCGCCCTAAGCTGGACTCAGGCTCTATAGCAGTGACTTAGGTTTGGTATTGCCGGCAGAAGGGTCATTTAACCCCTGGAAATTCTGATCACAACAATATTATGTACTTTAAATTCACGCATTTCTGGTAAAATAGCGTGAATTCATGCTTAAATTAAGCCAAATTCACGCTATTTTGCCAGAAATCCGTGAATTTGGCTTGTGGAATTGGTATAATAGAACTAGTGATTGAAGAGCTAGAATGCATGAAATTAGAGTATGACTCATTGCGTAAAGGCAAGGCAAGCTTGCTCGCTTTATTGGATGAAGCCGAAGTTGCAGAGGCAGTATATAACTCCAATGCTATTGAAAATTCAACTCTGACTTTAAAACAAACAGAGCAGATTCTTTTGGAGCTTGAGTTTAGTTCTGATCTATCTTTGCGAGAAATATATGAAGCGAAAAACTTGGCTAGAGTTGTTGAATACATTAGAGCCAAGTCTAAAGAGCAAGAGTTGAACCAAGAGATGATTGTGCTTTTGCATAAAATGCTGTTGGGTGGCATTGATGACAAAATCGCTGGACGTTTGAGAGCAGTTGGTGAGTACGTTAGAGTCGCCAATCATGTTGCTGCTGCGCCAGAGAAGCTAGAAGAATTGTTGCAAATGGCTTTTGTAAATTATAGTAGTAGTATTAGTCGCAATATTATAGAGAGGATTGCTGAGTTTCATTTGGAGTTTGAAAACATTCATCCTTTTTGTGATGGTAATGGCAGGATTGGTAGAGTGCTGATAAATTATCAATTGCAGCGTCAAGGATTTCCTCCGGTAATTATTCGTGATAAAGAGAAGGCTGATTATTACTCTGCATTTAGAGATTATGATAGTAGCCACAAAACTAGGGGCATGGAAAAAATCTTAATCCTGGCAATCCAGGAATCAATCCATAAGCGGCTTGCATACATGAAAGGTTTGAAAATAATGAGACTAAGTAACTACGCTAAAACCCAAGATCGTTCTCTTTCTGCTTTAAGTAATTCTGCCAAGAGACAGACTATTGCAGCGTTTAGAGAGAAAGGTGTTTGGAAGATCGGGGTTTAACCCAAAATCATCGGCGGCGGCGAGTTAACATCTCCAAATCCATGATTTGCAAGTTCTTCGCGAGCAATAGCTTTGTCTAAGGCAATATCCACAAATAATTTACCGTTAAGGTGATCGATTTCATGTTGGACGCAACGACAAAAAAGATCCTCTGCTGCTTCTACTCTATAGTCCTTACCTTTGAGGTCTTGAAACTTGAAAATGATTCTGCGAGCACGTTTGACCTTGAAAAATACATCTGGGAAACTTAAGCAACCCTCAAAACTATCCATCTCACCTTCTTGATAAACAATTACTGGGTTGATCATTACCACAGGATTGTATTCTGGTTCTTTATTGCGCTCTTCTTCATATCTTTCTGAAGCCCAGTCAATATCAATGATTAGAATCCTTTGATTGACACCGATTTGCGGGGCAGCTAAGCCGATACCGTTTTGGTGGTACATCGTTTTGAGCATTTTGTCGACGATCTTTTCTAGTTTGCGATCGAACTTAGAAACTACTGAACAGGGTTGACGCAGTAGTTCAGAGCCGTATTTTTCAATTTGATAGTATTTGCTTTCGCTCATCGTGATTTGTGATTAAAGGTATTGAGGGCAACCCCTCTAGTACTAGCTTTAATGAAATTAATTATATAGCGAATTTCCGCGCTTTGTTCTAACTCGGTTTCTAAGCGCTGAATCAGGTTGTCTCTATTGAGTCTTTCTTTACAATAGATGATTTTAAATGCGCGCATAATTTCACTAAGACTAGTTTGATCAAAGTCGGCGCGTTTTAAACCAATGCGATTAGTTGAAATCGCCCCAGCTGGTACGCCCATATAAATAAAGAAGGGAATGAGATCGTGATTAGCTGCTGCCATTCCGGACATCATTGCATACTTGCCAATACGACAATGCTGATGCACCATTGCGCCGCCACCAAGAGTTACGTTGTTTTCAATATGAACATAGCCACCAAGGCAAGTGTTGTTTGCCATAACTACATTGTTGCCAATTTGGCTATTGTGCCCAACATGACTGCCGACCATAAACATATTGTTGTTGCCAATTTTGGTTAGTTTGCCTTCTCCTGTCGCTTTGTGCACAGTTGCAAATTCACGGATGATATTGTTGTCGCCAATTTCGACATAACTAGTTTCGCCTTTGTATGCATGATCTTGAGGCTCACCACCAATCAGCACATGTGCTGAGATTTTGTTGTTGGCTCCGATTCTAGTACCAGAACGAATAATACTGTACTCACCTATTACGGTGTTTTCACCAATGATTACGTCATCTTCTATAATCGCAGTGTTGGCGATTCGGGCATTACTGGCAATCATGTTCTTAGTTGAAAGCACGTATGTAAATATATCATATCTGGCTTA is drawn from Cyanobacteriota bacterium and contains these coding sequences:
- a CDS encoding helix-turn-helix transcriptional regulator translates to MATTITKEPKKELFPKDAILKPKVSYKGEQLTDAQVSILNMIGEAKSNKEIAAALSISIRTVESHLARVRNMILNLDGARPKERELVLFAKEMRDGYKVFTKIKKEQKSNQSSFYDREIELIEDWDETILESNQDASGNNIVGLDQFRPEYEITDFQTVEQEIQFTSGKYYLV
- the lpxA gene encoding acyl-ACP--UDP-N-acetylglucosamine O-acyltransferase; the encoded protein is MLSTKNMIASNARIANTAIIEDDVIIGENTVIGEYSIIRSGTRIGANNKISAHVLIGGEPQDHAYKGETSYVEIGDNNIIREFATVHKATGEGKLTKIGNNNMFMVGSHVGHNSQIGNNVVMANNTCLGGYVHIENNVTLGGGAMVHQHCRIGKYAMMSGMAAANHDLIPFFIYMGVPAGAISTNRIGLKRADFDQTSLSEIMRAFKIIYCKERLNRDNLIQRLETELEQSAEIRYIINFIKASTRGVALNTFNHKSR
- the def gene encoding peptide deformylase produces the protein MSESKYYQIEKYGSELLRQPCSVVSKFDRKLEKIVDKMLKTMYHQNGIGLAAPQIGVNQRILIIDIDWASERYEEERNKEPEYNPVVMINPVIVYQEGEMDSFEGCLSFPDVFFKVKRARRIIFKFQDLKGKDYRVEAAEDLFCRCVQHEIDHLNGKLFVDIALDKAIAREELANHGFGDVNSPPPMILG
- a CDS encoding Fic family protein, encoding MNLACGIGIIELVIEELECMKLEYDSLRKGKASLLALLDEAEVAEAVYNSNAIENSTLTLKQTEQILLELEFSSDLSLREIYEAKNLARVVEYIRAKSKEQELNQEMIVLLHKMLLGGIDDKIAGRLRAVGEYVRVANHVAAAPEKLEELLQMAFVNYSSSISRNIIERIAEFHLEFENIHPFCDGNGRIGRVLINYQLQRQGFPPVIIRDKEKADYYSAFRDYDSSHKTRGMEKILILAIQESIHKRLAYMKGLKIMRLSNYAKTQDRSLSALSNSAKRQTIAAFREKGVWKIGV
- the argS gene encoding arginine--tRNA ligase — protein: MLKQRIETIVKDALAKSLEQGKLGQLTTLPELVPVELPKNPEHGDKAISIAMKLSKEAKIAPRMIAEAIATELGSKVFSKVEVAGPGFINLTLDWDLLEESIAEIFSLDLDYGRIAKNDRADKSFETVIVEYVSANPTGDLHLGHGRQAVLGSALVDLLRWAGYDASSEFYINDAGVQMGKLAASARQAILIKAGELGESDYDEENNYPFAAMKEILSDKKWQDIESQDMSSVTAEDCGKVAKEIFLESQKEILKIAGTEFECWYSELENLHQGETTKVDVVCQKMLEAGIAYESEGALWFKATEFGDERDRVLRKTDGYYTYLAADLAYHQDKLSRADRLINLWGADHHGQIPGVMGALEALGEDPKRLEIVLMQMVSLTKGGEEVKMSKRTGNFVTVRELIEEVGVDAFRYFLLECQPNNRIVFDLELATKQDKDNPVYYVQYAHARCCGILRNLTEKQVDQTELPGNSLAVADGIMTEAELDQYFKTFTSATGLYSRVFANLSPEQHKSTKALILVLLNFPEEVKDAAASYAPYRIANYIKELAALFHQFYTHNRVINDDAELMKARISLVAASQKVLRNGLGILGINAPERM